A genomic window from Cloacibacillus evryensis DSM 19522 includes:
- a CDS encoding ATP-binding protein, translated as MYRTAIEELRKWKDKKAKKPLIIRGARQVGKTWLMKEFGRTDYDRAVYVNFDNNRPMKALFSADMDVRRITAGLELYTNQKIDPANTLLIFDEVQEVPQALSSLKYFNELAPEYQIICAGSLLGTALHHGTSFPVGKVEFLDLYPLSFSEFMLAMKKEKFAVLLHEYDFAMVTAFKHEYIELLKKYYFIGGMPEAVMSFIEDESYGGVREIQRRILDAYEQDFSKHAPNEVVPKIRMLWNSIPSQLAKENKKFIYGAVKEGARAREYELALLWLSDCGLVHKVNRAAAPKLPLKAYEDLKAFKLFIVDVGLLACMTGLDKKILMEGNDLFKEFKGALTEQYVLQQMKTVKGINVYYWTNDRGGAEIDFLIDNGSNVIPVEVKAETNLQAKSLKTFYEKFKPETSVRISMSDYKDEGWLKNLPLYAADNISRYADLA; from the coding sequence ATGTACAGGACGGCAATAGAGGAATTGCGCAAGTGGAAAGACAAAAAGGCAAAGAAACCTTTGATAATACGCGGCGCGCGACAGGTCGGCAAGACGTGGCTGATGAAGGAATTTGGAAGGACGGATTACGACAGGGCCGTCTATGTCAATTTTGATAATAACCGGCCGATGAAGGCGCTCTTTTCCGCAGACATGGACGTGCGGAGAATAACAGCCGGGCTGGAGCTTTACACGAACCAGAAAATCGACCCGGCGAACACGCTGCTGATCTTCGACGAAGTGCAGGAAGTCCCTCAGGCGTTGTCGTCGCTTAAATATTTTAACGAACTTGCGCCTGAATATCAGATAATATGCGCGGGGTCGCTGCTTGGCACGGCGCTCCACCACGGCACTTCTTTCCCTGTTGGAAAGGTGGAGTTTCTTGATTTATATCCGCTCTCCTTCTCAGAGTTTATGCTGGCGATGAAAAAAGAAAAATTTGCGGTGCTCCTGCACGAGTACGATTTTGCCATGGTTACGGCGTTCAAACACGAGTATATTGAGCTGCTGAAAAAATATTACTTCATCGGCGGAATGCCGGAAGCCGTTATGAGCTTCATCGAAGACGAGTCATACGGCGGCGTGCGCGAGATACAGCGCCGCATCCTCGACGCGTATGAGCAGGACTTTTCCAAACACGCTCCGAACGAAGTCGTGCCGAAGATAAGAATGTTATGGAACAGCATTCCCTCCCAACTTGCCAAAGAGAACAAAAAATTTATATACGGGGCGGTAAAAGAGGGGGCACGGGCAAGGGAATACGAATTGGCGCTGCTCTGGCTCTCGGACTGCGGCCTTGTCCACAAGGTCAACCGCGCCGCCGCGCCAAAGCTTCCTTTGAAAGCATACGAGGATCTTAAGGCGTTCAAGCTGTTTATTGTGGACGTCGGGCTTCTTGCCTGCATGACCGGGCTGGACAAAAAGATACTCATGGAGGGAAACGACCTCTTCAAAGAATTCAAGGGGGCGCTGACGGAACAGTATGTGCTTCAACAGATGAAGACCGTGAAGGGCATAAACGTCTACTACTGGACGAACGACAGGGGCGGCGCCGAGATCGATTTCCTGATAGACAACGGTTCCAATGTGATTCCCGTCGAGGTCAAAGCCGAGACCAACCTGCAAGCTAAGAGTCTGAAGACGTTTTATGAAAAATTCAAGCCCGAGACCTCCGTCAGGATTTCAATGTCAGATTATAAGGACGAAGGCTGGCTGAAGAATCTGCCACTGTACGCGGCGGACAATATCAGCCGATATGCAGACCTCGCCTGA
- a CDS encoding Fic family protein: MLKALEGGELPRREIFSAIGKSGDSRAFKRNIEPLIDSGLIEMTVPERPKSKLQRYRLTGKGAAALNARRRAE, encoded by the coding sequence GTGCTGAAAGCGCTTGAAGGCGGAGAGCTGCCGCGCAGGGAAATTTTTTCGGCGATAGGAAAGAGCGGCGATTCCAGAGCTTTCAAACGCAATATCGAGCCTCTCATAGATTCGGGGCTTATCGAAATGACAGTACCGGAGAGACCGAAGAGCAAACTGCAGCGGTATCGTTTGACCGGCAAAGGCGCGGCGGCGCTGAACGCGCGCCGCCGCGCGGAATAG
- the mrtS gene encoding Synerg-CTERM system glutamic-type intramembrane protease MrtS yields the protein MGTIVSFCAGVFLLYWPYVWCWYGKKDPDDYGLRWDFNIKDFMQTLAVSAFILLILTVVAMNWPWETLPRKRGLWEALSLGGSGLAAAIIEETFFRGWLQPMLERRFPPFAAIVLTNLVFAPIHLIVAPYWISLCTFFPGLIMGWLKYRYKNLFPPALFHFIGNIWSIWFFPLPVKF from the coding sequence ATGGGTACTATAGTATCCTTCTGCGCGGGCGTCTTTCTGCTCTACTGGCCCTACGTTTGGTGCTGGTACGGGAAAAAGGACCCGGACGACTACGGCCTGCGCTGGGACTTCAACATCAAAGACTTCATGCAGACGCTTGCGGTGTCTGCATTTATATTGCTGATCCTCACGGTTGTCGCGATGAACTGGCCGTGGGAGACGCTGCCGCGAAAGCGCGGCCTTTGGGAGGCATTGAGCCTCGGGGGCTCCGGCCTCGCCGCCGCCATTATAGAAGAAACATTTTTTCGCGGCTGGCTTCAGCCGATGCTGGAACGGCGCTTCCCCCCCTTCGCGGCGATCGTGCTGACCAACCTTGTCTTCGCGCCGATACATCTGATAGTCGCGCCATACTGGATATCGCTCTGCACCTTCTTTCCCGGGCTTATCATGGGCTGGCTCAAATACCGCTACAAAAACCTCTTCCCCCCCGCGCTCTTCCACTTCATCGGCAACATCTGGTCGATCTGGTTCTTCCCCCTGCCGGTAAAATTTTAA
- a CDS encoding Fur family transcriptional regulator has protein sequence MWTVDDGIAVLRERGAKITAQRIAILQQLEGRTDHPSADTLYRELSAEYSTMSVATLYSTAQLLADAGLIKILSIDDKRVYFDPTTTTHGHFLCRKCGKLFDIPVDENEIFKSATSVRDNIAQIERMEIFFYGLCSDCLKI, from the coding sequence ATGTGGACCGTAGACGATGGGATAGCAGTCCTTAGAGAGAGAGGCGCGAAGATAACGGCTCAGCGCATCGCTATATTACAGCAGTTGGAGGGGCGCACAGACCATCCATCGGCAGACACGCTCTACCGCGAGCTCTCCGCCGAATATTCAACGATGTCCGTCGCCACCCTTTACAGCACCGCGCAGCTGCTGGCGGACGCCGGGCTCATCAAGATCCTCAGCATCGACGACAAAAGAGTCTATTTCGACCCCACCACCACCACGCACGGGCACTTCCTCTGCCGCAAGTGCGGCAAACTCTTCGACATCCCGGTGGACGAAAACGAAATATTCAAATCCGCGACGTCCGTACGCGACAACATCGCGCAGATCGAGCGCATGGAGATATTCTTTTACGGCCTCTGCTCCGACTGCCTTAAAATATAG
- the glmU gene encoding bifunctional UDP-N-acetylglucosamine diphosphorylase/glucosamine-1-phosphate N-acetyltransferase GlmU, protein MLCKNAGHIIKNVFLKGAGKVNQPKKPFGVLLLAAGKGTRMRSKTPKVLHLMLEEPILYYPLRSAESAGFEDIAVMVGFEGAAVERWTRDNFPGAEIIWQREQKGTGHAAKLAQGWWRNFDNVMVLAGDAPLIKAETLSFFAGRHAEGGNACSFLSFDLEDPAGYGRVIREGGRVRVVEHKDATEEERAVKEVNSGMYIFDTAALADVIDEISCANAQGEYYLPDALSLIGSRGGRVEAVKADYAEEFLGINDQTQLAAAARIMRDRIVGDFMINAGLQCMDPSSLWIGPKVKIGRDVVIHPSVQLWGETVIEDEAFIGSFCVLRDSVVRAKANIKGSVRLNDSTVGPRASAGPFSFMREHGELLENAHMGRFVEIKKSRIGVGAKVPHLSYIGDTEIGENTNIGAGTITCNYDGEKKNPTKIGRDCLIGSDTMLVAPVTLGDDVSTGAGSVITSDIPDGALGVGRARQSNIEGWSRRRRGKSKE, encoded by the coding sequence ATGTTATGTAAAAATGCTGGTCATATCATTAAAAACGTGTTTTTGAAGGGAGCCGGAAAAGTGAATCAGCCAAAAAAACCGTTTGGGGTTCTGCTCTTGGCTGCGGGAAAAGGCACGCGGATGCGCAGTAAAACTCCCAAAGTCCTACATCTGATGCTTGAAGAACCAATCCTCTATTATCCTCTGAGATCGGCGGAGAGCGCCGGCTTTGAGGATATCGCCGTTATGGTCGGTTTTGAGGGCGCGGCGGTGGAGAGGTGGACGCGGGATAATTTTCCCGGCGCGGAGATAATATGGCAGCGTGAACAGAAGGGCACCGGCCACGCGGCGAAGCTTGCCCAGGGCTGGTGGCGGAATTTTGATAATGTGATGGTTCTCGCGGGAGACGCGCCGCTGATAAAGGCGGAGACGCTCTCGTTTTTTGCCGGACGTCACGCGGAGGGCGGCAACGCCTGCAGCTTTTTGAGCTTCGACCTTGAGGACCCCGCCGGATACGGGCGGGTAATACGCGAGGGCGGACGGGTCCGCGTGGTGGAGCACAAGGACGCCACGGAGGAGGAACGCGCCGTAAAAGAGGTCAACAGCGGCATGTATATCTTCGACACGGCGGCGCTTGCCGATGTGATAGACGAGATATCATGCGCCAACGCGCAGGGCGAATATTATCTGCCCGACGCGCTCTCGCTGATCGGATCACGCGGCGGCAGGGTGGAGGCCGTTAAGGCCGACTATGCCGAGGAGTTCTTGGGAATCAACGACCAGACGCAGCTTGCGGCGGCGGCGCGGATAATGCGCGACCGCATCGTAGGCGATTTCATGATAAACGCCGGACTGCAGTGTATGGACCCCTCGAGCCTGTGGATAGGCCCGAAGGTAAAGATCGGACGCGACGTCGTCATCCACCCCTCCGTTCAACTGTGGGGCGAGACGGTCATCGAGGACGAGGCCTTTATCGGCAGTTTCTGCGTGCTCCGCGATTCGGTGGTGCGCGCCAAGGCGAATATCAAGGGTTCGGTCCGTCTCAATGATTCGACCGTCGGCCCGCGCGCCTCGGCCGGACCTTTTTCCTTCATGCGCGAACATGGCGAGCTTCTTGAGAACGCCCACATGGGCCGTTTTGTTGAGATAAAGAAGAGCCGGATAGGCGTCGGAGCAAAGGTGCCGCATCTCTCATATATCGGCGACACCGAGATCGGCGAGAATACGAATATCGGCGCGGGAACGATAACCTGCAACTATGACGGGGAAAAGAAGAATCCGACGAAGATAGGCAGGGATTGCCTGATCGGCAGCGATACGATGCTCGTCGCCCCCGTCACACTCGGAGACGACGTCTCCACGGGGGCCGGCTCCGTCATCACCAGCGACATACCGGACGGCGCGCTCGGCGTAGGCCGCGCGCGGCAGTCTAATATCGAAGGCTGGAGCCGCAGGCGGCGCGGTAAAAGTAAAGAGTGA
- a CDS encoding ribose-phosphate diphosphokinase, protein MSAGLREVKIFSGCANEQFAKDICMNLGVPLSASKLFRFSDGEIGVSIEESVRGADVYVVQPTCEPANEHLIELLIIVDALKRASAYHVNLVMPYFGYARQDRKTRSREPITAKLIANLLEKAGADRVIAADLHAGQIQGFFDIPVDHLTGIPLLASYFHRILAKEIEQDLVTVVSPDIGGVVRARKFAEQINNADLAIVDKRRSHEVANQCEVMEIIGNIDGKTCILVDDIVDTAGTIVKAAEALKERGAKAVYACATHGVLSGPAIDRLRGSVIEEMVLTDTIPLKEAKRIEKIKVLSIAPLFAEALRRIHSEHSVSILFR, encoded by the coding sequence ATGTCCGCAGGATTAAGAGAGGTAAAGATATTTTCAGGCTGCGCGAATGAACAGTTCGCGAAAGATATCTGCATGAATCTAGGGGTACCTCTTTCCGCATCAAAGTTATTCAGGTTTTCCGACGGTGAGATCGGAGTCTCCATCGAGGAGAGCGTCCGCGGCGCAGACGTTTATGTGGTCCAGCCGACCTGCGAGCCGGCGAACGAACACCTTATCGAGCTGCTTATCATCGTTGACGCGCTCAAAAGGGCCTCTGCCTATCATGTCAACCTTGTCATGCCCTATTTCGGCTACGCGCGCCAGGACAGAAAGACCCGCTCCCGCGAACCGATCACGGCGAAGCTGATCGCCAACCTGCTTGAAAAAGCCGGCGCCGACCGTGTGATAGCGGCCGACCTCCACGCGGGTCAGATACAGGGATTTTTCGATATTCCCGTCGATCATCTGACAGGCATTCCCCTCCTTGCTTCATATTTCCACCGCATCCTTGCGAAGGAGATCGAACAGGACCTCGTGACCGTCGTATCCCCGGATATCGGCGGCGTCGTGCGCGCGAGGAAGTTCGCGGAGCAGATCAACAACGCCGATCTCGCGATCGTCGACAAACGCCGCTCGCATGAGGTCGCGAATCAGTGCGAGGTGATGGAGATCATCGGCAATATAGACGGCAAGACCTGCATCCTCGTAGACGATATCGTTGACACCGCCGGCACGATCGTGAAGGCGGCCGAGGCGCTCAAGGAGCGCGGAGCCAAGGCGGTCTACGCCTGCGCCACCCACGGAGTCCTTTCCGGGCCGGCGATCGACAGGCTCAGGGGGTCCGTCATCGAGGAGATGGTCCTGACCGATACTATCCCGCTCAAGGAGGCGAAGAGGATCGAAAAGATCAAGGTGCTTTCGATAGCGCCCCTTTTTGCCGAGGCGCTGAGAAGGATCCATTCGGAGCATTCGGTAAGCATTCTCTTCCGTTAA
- a CDS encoding 50S ribosomal protein L25 translates to MAKNQTVKLDFTKREVTGTGVCRKIRSKNLIPVVLYGPDYKSGLAGTVAAKTIAPVANGGHRETTLIELTIDDGTTASALIRDVQRHPLTRQIRHIDLYQVLKGHKVKVEIPVRVANVEASKGVKEGGLLTHAARLILVEVQPSDIPEEIVVDAKDLEMGSEVFVKDLDVPEGVTVLTDPEILVLHISAIRSSDDETEEGEEESKEVEVVAKGKAAKEEE, encoded by the coding sequence ATGGCTAAGAATCAGACAGTAAAACTTGACTTCACGAAGAGAGAGGTCACCGGAACGGGCGTCTGCCGCAAGATCCGTTCAAAGAACCTCATCCCCGTGGTACTCTACGGCCCCGACTATAAGAGCGGCCTCGCCGGGACCGTCGCCGCGAAGACGATCGCGCCGGTGGCGAACGGCGGACATAGAGAGACGACGCTCATCGAACTCACGATCGACGACGGTACGACGGCCTCCGCGCTTATCCGCGACGTGCAGCGCCACCCGCTTACGCGCCAGATCCGCCATATCGATCTCTATCAGGTCCTCAAGGGCCACAAGGTAAAGGTCGAGATCCCCGTCCGCGTCGCGAACGTCGAGGCCTCAAAGGGCGTCAAAGAGGGCGGGCTTCTTACTCACGCCGCACGCCTCATCCTCGTCGAGGTGCAGCCCAGCGATATTCCCGAAGAGATAGTCGTTGACGCGAAGGATCTTGAGATGGGCTCCGAAGTCTTCGTGAAGGATCTCGACGTTCCCGAAGGCGTCACCGTGCTGACGGACCCCGAGATACTCGTGCTTCATATTTCTGCCATCCGCTCATCGGACGACGAGACGGAAGAGGGAGAAGAGGAGAGCAAGGAAGTCGAAGTCGTTGCCAAGGGCAAGGCTGCCAAGGAAGAGGAATAA
- the pth gene encoding aminoacyl-tRNA hydrolase has product MKLIVGLGNPGYEYVWTRHNAGWTIVDSFVARLGLREPQIKFRGAYWGPVVCCGERVSFLEPHTYMNLSGLSVGEAARYQNLEPEDILVISDDAALPFGRIRMRKSGSAGGQNGLKSIIGALGTLDVPRLRVGIGSPDGKMDLKDWVLGKIPPDQRREWHKIEDAAWEALELWLKGDVDRAMSKANGFRLNEGE; this is encoded by the coding sequence ATGAAATTAATCGTTGGCCTGGGAAATCCGGGATATGAATATGTATGGACCCGCCATAACGCGGGATGGACGATCGTCGATTCCTTTGTGGCGAGGCTGGGGCTGCGCGAGCCGCAGATAAAATTCCGCGGCGCCTATTGGGGGCCGGTCGTCTGCTGCGGAGAGCGCGTCTCTTTTCTCGAACCGCACACCTATATGAATTTAAGCGGCCTCTCCGTCGGCGAGGCCGCGCGTTATCAGAATCTTGAGCCCGAAGACATCCTCGTGATATCCGACGACGCCGCGCTGCCCTTCGGGCGCATCCGTATGCGCAAGAGCGGCTCGGCCGGCGGGCAGAACGGGCTGAAATCGATCATCGGCGCTCTCGGGACTCTCGACGTGCCGCGCCTCCGCGTCGGGATCGGTTCGCCCGACGGCAAAATGGACCTTAAAGACTGGGTGCTGGGCAAGATACCGCCGGACCAGCGCAGGGAGTGGCACAAGATCGAGGACGCCGCCTGGGAGGCGCTGGAGCTCTGGCTCAAGGGAGATGTCGACAGGGCGATGTCGAAGGCGAACGGTTTCCGGTTAAATGAGGGAGAATAA
- a CDS encoding DEAD/DEAH box helicase, which translates to MRENKGLYQGSSLAALDEELWLRNRGVHLASKGAMRPWVCREIKQPLLALLPDARQARDFAADAEELGLFGSVKILPEMTLAEDDSRSEAQRIVRGDILENFKYKGGVLAVTPASLMAPFSTGGDYIELECGKEVGRSRLIDWLARKGYERSDLVWTPGQFAVRGSIVDIFSPSDMYPVRVEFFDDEVESIRFFVSETQKSLRTIRKSSVQSLVSKSDNALENYFPEDMRILFFDPHGLDTTAENAVWLWKSLDREESVPWEAWEKLCAGFTAYKRLRVLPDVKNCAARMAVMQFPNFRGKLKEVELHCLSLIKEGFRIKVVSEAERNLQWGRINGFEAREGILSEGFIDGDAKIAVMTDLELSGITVARRRVENRAPSDWGAGLIPGQWVVHDEYGVALYQGSERVKTADGEQEYLILQFAEERRLLIPVMQFHKIAPWSPLPGQEPTPDNLRSSHWKKAASKAKLMAEQAAAELIKIYAEREVSKGFSFPDNREMMRELEESFTYKETADQLRAIEDVERDMERPVPMDRLIVGDVGFGKTEVAIRAAGKAVFAGKQAAIMAPTTLLAQQHFETFTARFANTPIRVEVISRFVPVGQQRRILQDLGDGKVDILIGTHRILTDDVRFKDLGLIIVDEEHRFGVMHKDHLKRSMPGVDVLMLSATPIPRSLSLSVSGLRDMSILQTPPQRRLPVITVVRPFSEELLKNAVLREKNRGGQIFFVHNRINDLQERAVMLKRLFPKLNIAMAHSRTTESALEKTMSEFSAGRIDILVCTTIVESGLDIPAANTLIVDDAHELGLAQMYQLRGRVGRREEQAYAFLFYPNDVHISVESSERLEAIAELDELGAGYQLAQRDLQIRGGGDLIGVSQHGNSSRIGYQKYCDLLAEEISKIKGTYRPQMELEIGFPVSIPGDYLPQENLRVTLYRRLLKTDSLAEVLELREETEDRFGKIPNELDFLFNVAAIKGVSYELGFTKMICSRYELVLQGRPDGAWERLTLPPKWRRRLDGFIGPGGFAGIRDVARIIQEQNPAPI; encoded by the coding sequence ATGAGGGAGAATAAGGGCCTTTATCAGGGGAGCTCCCTCGCCGCGCTCGATGAAGAGCTGTGGCTGCGCAACAGGGGGGTGCATCTCGCCTCGAAGGGGGCGATGCGCCCCTGGGTCTGCCGTGAGATAAAGCAACCCTTGCTCGCGCTGCTGCCGGACGCGCGCCAGGCGCGGGATTTCGCGGCGGACGCCGAAGAGCTCGGTCTCTTCGGCAGCGTCAAGATCCTTCCCGAGATGACCCTCGCCGAAGACGATTCGAGGAGCGAGGCGCAGCGTATCGTGCGCGGCGACATTCTGGAAAATTTCAAATATAAGGGCGGGGTCCTCGCCGTCACGCCGGCCTCACTGATGGCGCCCTTCTCGACCGGAGGAGACTATATTGAGCTTGAATGCGGCAAGGAGGTCGGGCGCAGCCGCCTCATCGACTGGCTCGCGCGGAAGGGCTATGAACGCAGCGACCTCGTCTGGACTCCCGGACAGTTCGCCGTCCGCGGCAGTATCGTCGATATCTTCAGCCCCTCGGATATGTATCCGGTGCGCGTGGAATTTTTCGACGACGAGGTGGAGAGCATCCGCTTCTTTGTTTCGGAGACGCAGAAGAGCCTGCGCACCATACGCAAAAGTTCCGTGCAGAGCCTTGTGTCAAAATCCGACAACGCGCTGGAAAACTATTTCCCCGAGGATATGCGGATACTCTTCTTTGACCCGCACGGCCTCGATACGACGGCGGAGAACGCCGTCTGGCTCTGGAAGAGCCTCGACCGCGAAGAGAGCGTGCCCTGGGAAGCCTGGGAGAAGCTCTGCGCGGGTTTCACCGCCTATAAGAGGCTGCGCGTCCTTCCGGACGTAAAAAACTGCGCCGCGCGTATGGCGGTCATGCAGTTCCCCAACTTCCGCGGCAAACTCAAAGAGGTCGAATTGCACTGCCTCTCTTTAATAAAAGAGGGTTTTCGGATAAAGGTCGTCTCCGAGGCCGAACGCAACCTTCAATGGGGGCGGATCAACGGCTTCGAGGCCCGCGAGGGCATACTGAGCGAGGGCTTCATCGACGGCGACGCCAAAATCGCCGTCATGACCGATCTTGAACTGTCGGGCATCACCGTCGCGCGGCGTCGTGTGGAGAACAGGGCCCCCAGCGACTGGGGCGCCGGCCTCATTCCCGGCCAGTGGGTCGTCCACGACGAATATGGCGTCGCCCTCTATCAGGGGTCGGAGCGCGTGAAGACCGCCGACGGCGAGCAGGAATATCTCATCCTGCAGTTTGCCGAGGAGCGCCGCCTGCTCATACCCGTGATGCAGTTCCACAAGATAGCGCCGTGGTCTCCGCTTCCGGGGCAGGAACCGACGCCCGACAATCTTAGGAGCTCGCACTGGAAAAAGGCCGCCTCGAAGGCGAAGCTGATGGCGGAACAGGCTGCCGCGGAGCTTATCAAGATCTACGCCGAACGCGAGGTGAGCAAGGGTTTTTCGTTCCCCGACAATCGCGAAATGATGCGCGAGCTGGAGGAGAGCTTCACATACAAAGAGACCGCGGACCAGCTCCGCGCGATCGAGGACGTGGAGCGCGACATGGAGCGCCCCGTGCCGATGGACCGCCTCATTGTGGGCGACGTCGGCTTCGGAAAGACCGAGGTCGCGATCCGCGCGGCGGGCAAGGCGGTCTTCGCGGGAAAGCAGGCGGCGATCATGGCGCCGACGACGCTGCTCGCGCAGCAGCACTTTGAGACGTTCACCGCCCGTTTCGCGAACACGCCGATACGCGTGGAAGTGATCTCGCGTTTCGTGCCTGTGGGGCAGCAGCGGCGGATATTGCAGGACCTCGGCGACGGCAAGGTCGATATCCTTATCGGGACTCACCGGATACTGACGGACGACGTCAGGTTCAAGGACCTTGGCCTTATAATCGTAGACGAGGAACACCGCTTCGGCGTCATGCACAAGGACCACCTGAAGAGGTCGATGCCGGGCGTCGACGTGCTGATGCTTTCCGCGACGCCGATCCCGCGCTCGCTTTCGCTCTCTGTCAGCGGACTGCGGGACATGTCGATACTGCAGACGCCGCCGCAGCGGAGGCTGCCCGTCATCACCGTGGTGCGCCCCTTTTCGGAAGAGCTTCTGAAGAACGCGGTGCTGCGGGAAAAGAACAGGGGCGGCCAGATATTTTTTGTCCATAACAGGATAAACGACCTGCAGGAGCGCGCCGTCATGCTCAAACGTCTCTTTCCGAAACTCAACATCGCGATGGCGCACAGCCGGACGACGGAGTCGGCGCTTGAAAAGACGATGTCCGAGTTTTCCGCGGGAAGGATAGACATTCTCGTCTGTACGACGATCGTTGAGAGCGGACTGGACATCCCCGCGGCCAATACGCTGATCGTCGACGACGCGCATGAGCTCGGACTGGCGCAGATGTACCAGCTTCGCGGGCGCGTCGGGCGGCGGGAGGAACAGGCCTACGCCTTTTTATTCTATCCTAACGACGTCCATATCTCCGTCGAGTCCAGCGAGCGCCTTGAGGCGATCGCGGAACTCGACGAGCTTGGGGCGGGCTATCAGCTCGCGCAGCGCGATCTTCAGATACGGGGCGGCGGGGATCTCATCGGCGTCTCGCAGCACGGAAACTCCAGCCGGATCGGCTATCAGAAATACTGCGACCTGCTTGCGGAGGAGATATCCAAGATAAAGGGCACGTACAGGCCGCAGATGGAGCTGGAGATCGGCTTCCCCGTCTCCATCCCCGGCGATTACCTGCCGCAGGAAAACCTGCGCGTAACGCTTTACAGGAGGCTGCTGAAGACGGATTCTCTCGCGGAGGTGCTCGAACTGCGCGAGGAGACGGAGGACCGCTTCGGGAAGATCCCCAACGAGCTCGACTTCCTCTTCAACGTCGCGGCGATCAAAGGCGTCTCTTACGAACTGGGATTTACGAAGATGATCTGCAGCCGCTACGAACTCGTGCTGCAGGGCAGGCCGGACGGCGCGTGGGAGAGGCTGACGCTGCCGCCGAAGTGGCGCCGCCGCCTGGACGGCTTCATCGGGCCGGGCGGATTTGCGGGCATCAGGGACGTCGCGCGGATAATTCAGGAACAAAATCCCGCGCCAATCTGA
- the mazG gene encoding nucleoside triphosphate pyrophosphohydrolase, producing the protein MQEEKAMSEKFVRLAEVMKRLRAPDGCPWDREQDYMSLRRYIIEEAYELIQAIESENIPNMCEECGDLMLQVVFISCMAEERGDFTISNVMDGLTNKLIRRHPHVFGDISVKDSDDVLRNWEQIKSAERRGKEEDSSYMAGIPRGMPALLRAYRIQERAAKPGFDWPKGDVSPVVAKVEEELAELKEAMACKGGDEIAEELGDLIFAAVNLSRHLGIDPEINLHRACEKFDARFRSVEKSVEKSGRPWKDYTLDELDEFWKEAKNK; encoded by the coding sequence ATGCAGGAAGAAAAAGCAATGTCGGAAAAATTTGTCAGGCTCGCAGAGGTGATGAAGCGTCTGCGCGCGCCGGACGGCTGCCCCTGGGACCGCGAGCAGGACTACATGTCGCTGCGCCGCTACATAATCGAGGAGGCCTACGAACTCATCCAGGCGATAGAGTCCGAAAACATCCCGAATATGTGCGAGGAGTGCGGCGACCTCATGCTGCAGGTGGTGTTCATCTCCTGCATGGCGGAGGAACGCGGCGACTTCACGATCTCGAACGTGATGGACGGGCTGACCAACAAGCTCATCAGGCGTCATCCCCACGTCTTCGGGGACATCAGCGTCAAGGATTCGGACGATGTGCTTCGCAACTGGGAACAGATAAAGTCGGCCGAGCGCAGGGGCAAAGAGGAAGATTCCTCTTACATGGCGGGAATCCCGCGCGGCATGCCAGCGTTGCTGCGCGCCTACCGGATACAGGAGCGCGCCGCGAAGCCCGGTTTCGACTGGCCCAAGGGCGACGTCTCTCCCGTGGTCGCGAAGGTGGAGGAGGAGCTGGCGGAGCTGAAAGAGGCGATGGCCTGTAAGGGCGGCGACGAAATCGCCGAGGAACTCGGAGATCTCATCTTTGCCGCCGTCAACCTTTCCCGCCATCTGGGGATCGACCCCGAGATAAATCTCCACCGGGCCTGCGAGAAGTTCGACGCACGCTTCAGAAGTGTGGAAAAGTCGGTTGAAAAATCCGGACGTCCGTGGAAAGATTATACCTTGGACGAGCTGGATGAATTCTGGAAAGAAGCAAAAAATAAATAA
- a CDS encoding NifU family protein, producing the protein MTTEEKIKEVLANHVSPALQSHGGDCSFVRYDEPSATLYVAMEGACGSCPFALETLRMTVEQAVIAEVPEVKAVERV; encoded by the coding sequence ATGACAACAGAAGAGAAGATCAAGGAAGTACTTGCCAACCACGTATCGCCCGCGCTCCAGTCGCACGGCGGCGACTGCTCGTTCGTAAGATATGACGAGCCGTCCGCCACGCTTTACGTCGCGATGGAGGGCGCCTGCGGCAGCTGCCCCTTCGCGCTGGAGACGCTGCGCATGACGGTCGAACAGGCGGTCATCGCGGAGGTCCCCGAGGTCAAAGCGGTGGAAAGGGTATAG